GGAAGTGCGCCGCGCGCTCTCCTCGCTCAGCGAACGCGAAGCGGAAGTCATCCGCCTGTATTTCGGACTCGACCGCGAACATTCGCTCACCCTCGAGGAAATCGGCGAGAAGTTCAACCTCACGCGCGAACGCGTCCGCCAGATCAAGGAAAAGGCCATCCGCCGCCTCCGCCACGCCTCGCGCAGCAAGCAGCTCCGGGCGTATCTCGGATAGAACGGTGTACGTTTTACGGTGACCGGTAAACGTTGAAAGTAGCAAGGTAGCAAGGTAACAAAACGGCGAAGTTCACCGTTTTTCCACTTTGCTACTTTTCCACTTTGCTACTTTTCCACTTTGCTACTTTTCCACTTTGCTACCTTGCTACGTGTCACGTGGATACGTGTCACGTGGATACGTGTAACGTGAATCGTGCGTCCGCGCCGGTCACTTCCCCGTCAGGGGCAAAAAAGGGTATTGTGTTGCGACACAGGATGGACTAATTTCACATCGCTAAACCATGATGTGCCAGACTGGAGATTTTCATGAAGAAAACGGCACTGCCTCTTCCGGAAAGCTTCATCGTTCACGCCACAGCCCTGGTCAATCATGTGCACGGAAAATCAGCAACCCAGGAGGACGCGCATTCCGTAGCGCTCGCATCTGCTCGTAGTCGACATTTTTCCCTCACGGTCATGGAGCTCGCTCCACTGCCGCACACCTCGACACAGCAGATCATGGACCTAAGGCAGAAGTAGCGTACTGCCAGCTTTCACGCGCCGCTCGGCACCCACCGGGCGGCGTTTTTTTCTAGGAGATAGCAGCTAGGATCTGGGAGCTGGGAGAGCGGGACAGCGGGAGAGCGGGACAACGAAATAGTGTCTCGCTGAGCGGAGTCGAAGCGCGACGGGACAGCGGGACAGCGGGACAGCGGGAGAGTGGAACAACGAAATAGTGTCTCGCTGAGCGGAGTCGAAGCGCGACGGGACAGCGGGAGAGCGGGAGAGCGGGAGAGCGGGAGAGTGGAACAACGAAATAGTGTCTCGCTGAGCGGAGTCGAAGCGCGACGGGAGAGCGGGACAGCGGGACAGCGGGACAGCGGGAGCCACCTCAGCCTTGCCACTTTGCTACCTTGCCACTTTGCCACCTTGCCACCTTGCCACCTTGCCACCTTGCTACTCCACGTGTCACGTGGATACGTGTTACGTGTAACATTGAAAGTGGAAAGTGGTACGCCCTCTCGCTTACCGCTTCTTCAACCTGTAATAACAATACTCCGCGAATGCCCTGAGGGCTTGTGTTTGCGCGTGGAGCGTGCCGACGCCATCGACGCCGTAGCCGTCTTCACCGCCTCGGGGATTCCATCCGTTGCGGATGCCGTGGTCGGCGCCGCGATGCAGGGTGACGCGCGACTGTCCGCGGTTGTTGGTCCAGACGTGCTCGAGCATCTTTTCGATTTTCCCCGGGATGTCGGCAAGTTTGTCGGGCGCGACGGAGTAGGCGTCGAGCAGGTAATGTACAAACGCGCCGTTGCCGTCCATGCGGAGCTGGTAAAAGTCTTCCGGATGCACCCATCCCGTCTTTGGATCGAGGATGCGGCGTGCCGTGGCGATGATGATGTCGCGGTACTTTCGTTCCTTCGTCACGCGATACAGATCGGCCGCAACCGAGCAGTATTCGGTGCCCTCCCAGGGTAGTTGTTTTCCGAAGGCGGCGAGTCCTTCCTCCCCTTTCCATACACCGTTCCCGCGGTACCACGTCTTCTCGATTCCCCCGATGCGGCCGTCGCCGTTCCACACCTTCAGCGCGTCGCGCAGGAAGCTGCTGTCACCCGTGGCGGTGAAGAGGCGGCAGGCCACCGACACCATGTGATTCATGTTGCTGTTGGTGAAGATGCGATCGCGCACGTTTGCATTCGGCGGCCAGTTGTACCAGCTCCAGAATCCTTCGTGATTCGAGAGCCGCCCTTCTTCTCGGGCGGTGAGGTAGCGGTGTTTCGCACTCTCGACGAGCAGGCGGTTGTTACGTCCGGTGAAATCCCACCACGTCAATTCCGCAAGGGCGTTCCATGCGCGGTCGTCGACCCAGGTGCCGTTGAAGAGGTCCTTGAGCGGATGTACGTCGGTGTGGAAACGGAGCAGTGAGGAATCGCCGGTAGCGGCGAACAGGTACGCATCGGCGATCGCGCCGTTGGCCGCTTCCCATCCCGCGACATATTGCCGCACATAGAGCGGACGGATAAGGTAGGCGCGTTGCAGCCAGGGATCCGTAGGCACATAGGTGGATGCAGCCGGATCGACAGGCCCCTCGGGTGTTGCGGGCGACGCGGCGCGGAGAATGAAATACACCGCCGCCGCCGCGAGCACGAGTCCTGCTCCGAGGAAGAGAAGTGTGCGAGGCGTGACCATCTGTCGCTGCTGCGCGGAGGCCGGTGCAGTATGAACCGGATGTGCCCCGCGGCCCTGTCCTGTGGCGGTTCCCCCTTTCATGGGGTGTTACTGCGCGGGTGGGACGTAGTCGACCTTCGCGACCTGGCCGTCCGAACCGAGGTTGAAAAACGCGAGGACCTGCGCATTCAGGAACTCGTCTGTTTTCGGATCCATGAGATTGAGCCGGTACTCGTTGATGATCATGATCTGCATCTTGACCCACTCGCCCCAGCAGTCCTGGCAGGCATGCGCCTTGAGTGCCGCGCCCACATCTCCGACATAAAAGGCGGTGTTCTTGACCGCGTCCTTTTCATTCCCGCAGCGGGAACATTGTATGGTTGCCACGTCGCTATCCTGTGTTATGTGTGAAGCGGAAAAATAGCGCGCCCCGCTCTGGCGAGCAACGCGATCAACGCCGGCCGGCTTCCGTGGGTAAGTGTGCTAGAAAGTCCGGGAGGGGGCCGAAAGGCGATCCGCGTTTTGTGACGTACAGAACGCGGGTGAAGAGCGCCGATTCGCGCAGTTCGATGCGATAACCCTTCACTTCTTCGCTGCTGCCCGATACGGTGGTGATTTCAAATGCGGCGGAGATGCGTGTTTCCCTGCCAGCATCCACCATCACGCTGTCCTTGACGGGCGGAGGAATTTCGCTGCGGCGGATTTCCTTCTCCCATCCCAAAATCCCCGAATCCTCTTGGATGACAAGGCGGTACGTACGCCCGCTGTGGAAAATGGTGGCATCGAAGTACGTCGTTATGGTATCCCCCCTGGTCGAATCAAACGATATCAACTCCGCCCACGAGCGCAGCGTCGCGCCCGCAAAACGCGAGTCGACAGCTTTCCGCACCGCATCCGGCGGATGGAGGACCACGTCGTCGCTGCGGGACTGGAAGACACAACCGTCATACACGCACAGGCCTGCGAGAAGCAGTCCCGCGAGATACATCCCTGAAAGTTTCCGCATGCCATCTCCTCTCATCGGTGAAAGTACCCGCCTGCAACCGTATCCGTCTATGTATCACGCAACGTGGTCGCGCCGTTGAACATATCAATGTGATCACTGCAGGAAGGCAGAAACGATACAAACACTGCGACTGTGAAGAACACAACCCGAATGCGACCCAGCATCATCACACCCCCGCAGGAAGGTAATTCTGTCGATAACAGACATGAATATACGAACCTGAGCAACACATCCAATCCCTTTCATTGTTCGAATCGAATCGCCGTTGCGTATTCCTGCGATGCGTCCGGAGCAGAGGCATTTGCGCATGGGTTGCAGTTCTTTGCCGATACACGGAACTTGCGCTTGTACCTCGACACCGACCGAACAGAAAACGATCCCCGACATGGACCCGTCATGAACTCCCGCACAGCCCGGAATCGTACCCGCCAGTACGGCTCCTTGCCATGGATCAGCGCGTGGATATCCGCGCGTCCTGAAGTCCATCGGAACACCGACGCATGTGTTGCACATGGGGTGTGCCCCGGCGTCGCAGGTGCTGCAGCGCTCTGTCTATTCATCATGCTCGCAGCGCTACCCTGTCGCGCCGCGGCCCAGATCACAGCCTACGGCCTCGACGGCAGGACCATCACCGCGCTAGTCGCCGAGGTGGAAGAGAAGGATGGAGGCATCACGCAGTTCGGGCACCTGCTCTTTGCCGGTACCGATACGGGCGGCGTGTTTCTTGCGCGCGCGACAGACAAGGTGCCGCGGTGGACGGACGCGGGTTTGCGCGCGGGTCTGGGCGGTGTCAGCGCGCTGGGCCTGCAGCACTGGGGCGCGGGTCCGCGCGACGGTCTGCACCTGTTCGCCGCGCCGCGGCGCGCGCCGAACGACACAGTGACACCATGCATATATCGGACTACTCTATCCTATTCTCCCGCCACACCGTTCGAGTGGGCATCCGCCGACAGCGGTCTCCCTCGTCGCGCCGCACCCGCGCCGCCATACGACACCGCCACGGTGATTCGGGCCATCGCCGCCTGGTACTACACCGGACACACGCCGCCGCAGCCCGTGCTCGCGGGCGGTGCCGGGGTCTACACGGCGGGGGCCGGCGCGGTATTCTGGACGGAGGCCTCGGGCGCGCGCGACATCAACGCCATCGACGTGATGCCGCGCTGGTTCTGCACACTTGCGTGGGCGACGGGCGGCTACGTGAATCCCTACGCGTACGTCTCGCGTGATGCGGGTGCCACGTGGAAGGAAATCCGTTTCCCGAATCTGATCGAGGGAGTCGCGCGCGGGGTTGCCATTGCGCCCGGATCCGGGGATACGGTGTATGTCGGATTTCAGGGCGTGCAGCGAACGACGGACGGCGGCGCGACATGGACCGAAATGTTGAAAACACCGTCGTTCCGTGTACGCGTGCTCTGCTGCGATCCGCGCAATCCGGCGGCGGTGTATGCCGGCGGAATTGGCATGGAGGGCAACCGGACTGTTGTATGTAAACGCAGCACGGATGCTGGTCGCACCTGGACCAGCATCTACGCTCCCGACGACGTGCCGGTGGGTGAAGTGCGCCACCTCGCCATCGCCGCGCGCGACAGTGTGGAATTCGGCCGTGCGGCCACGCGCGGACTTTTCCTCGGCACACAGGGCACGGGTGTGTGGGTGTACAACATCGACGCGCCCACATATTCAGGCGGCACACCTCCCGTACCCTCCCGCTTCACGGCATCCATTCTTCCGCACCCCGCGCGGACACACGCCTCGCTGACAATCGAGACAACGGACCAACGACCCGTTCACATCCGCATCAACGACATGCTCG
This genomic stretch from Ignavibacteriota bacterium harbors:
- a CDS encoding Fe(2+)-trafficking protein; the protein is MATIQCSRCGNEKDAVKNTAFYVGDVGAALKAHACQDCWGEWVKMQIMIINEYRLNLMDPKTDEFLNAQVLAFFNLGSDGQVAKVDYVPPAQ